One genomic window of Triplophysa rosa linkage group LG11, Trosa_1v2, whole genome shotgun sequence includes the following:
- the rnf7 gene encoding RING-box protein 2, which yields MAEMDDGDEPGLVHTHSGSSGSKSGGDKMFSLKKWNAVAMWSWDVECDTCAICRVQVMDACLRCQAENKQEDCVVVWGECNHSFHNCCMSLWVKQNNRCPLCQQDWVVQRIGK from the exons ATGGCGGAGATGGACGACGGAGACGAGCCGGGTTTAGTTCACACACACAGTGGCTCGTCCGGGTCCAAGTCCGGGGGGGACAAGATGTTTTCCCTCAAAAAGTGGAACGCAGTGGCGATGTGGAGCTGGGACGTGGAGTGTGATACCTGCGCTATATGCCGGGTTCAAGTAATGG ATGCGTGTTTGAGATGCCAGGCTGAAAACAAGCAAGAAGACTGTGTTG TGGTTTGGGGAGAGTGCAACCACTCCTTCCACAACTGCTGTATGTCCCTGTGGGTGAAGCAAAACAACAGATGCCCGCTGTGCCAACAGGACTGGGTGGTACAGAGGATTGGCAAGTGA